ATAGGGCAAGAGAGTCTCTACCCTGGATTGCAAAGAGTGTAGCGGACCGTTCTTTATAACCAATATCATAGATTGTGCCATTATTATCTATAGTCGGTGCATAGCCAATGTAACTGCGGGAATATCTGTATGTAATCTTTGTCTTGCTCCTTGCCCTGCCTATATTGGTAAAGAGATATATCTCGGATTGCATTGGCACAATAATTGAACCATCAGAAGTGACCATCGGTGTTCCAGATGATTCACCTTGATGAGTCCAGATTATGCTACTATTCTGTGAAATCGCAAAGAGACTGTCTTTGCCGGCAATATAGATTGTTCCATCCGGACCAATCACCGGCGAATTTATAGATGGGAAATCAACTTCAATGGGCAGATGCCACTTGATTGAACCATCTGATTTTATTGCATAGATTCCTTGTCCATTTGGAATGGTAAAAATCGTTCCATCTGAAGAAATTGCTCCTGCGGTGTGCCACCAGCTGGCATCTGAGGTGATTTTTGTTTTCCAAATCAGGTCTCCGCCCGGAGAAACTGCATAATAATAGCCATCACCCGCTGGGAAGTGAATATTACCATTTGAATTTATTATCGGAGTAGCATTAACCTTTGCATCTGCTTTATATCTCCACTTGAGGGTTCCATCAGGGTTTAATGCATAAAGGCAGGAATCAGCTGAACCGAAGTATATTGTGCCGTCTATTCCGATTGCCCCGCCGGTAGGTGAAGGTGCAGGATAACTCCACTTTATTGAGCCATCGGTATTGAGTGCCACAAATTCTCCACTACCCACTCCAACATAGATTGTGCCATCCGCACCGATTGCGGGACTTGTGATAGGATGATCTGCAACATAGTATGACCACTTTTGATTGCCGAACGGGTCAAGGGCATAAAGTCGCCACTCAAGGACAACATAGATTGTGCCATCATAACCAATTGCCGGTGGTTCAGACCAAAGCTCAACCCCTGAAGCAGTAAATAACCACTTCAGTTGCAATTCAGAAAGAACTTCAATCGCTAAGAGAGGCGACCAGTCAGATGTATCACCATTTAAATCCTTGGCGATTGCCTTCAGATAGTAAAGGCTTTCAGTTGCAAACCGATGGGCAAATGAACCGGTATCACCACTGGCATAATAATCAGACCATCTTGTAAAATTTCCATCACCCCAATCTATTAAATAACTTAATGAATCTTCATCAGGGTCTACCGCACTGAGGAAGAATGTATCCTCTTCACCAACAAAAACTTCAGTTGGTCCGGTGATAGAAGGAACCCCAGGATTTTTATTCCTACCACATACCATAAACAACAAGCCTGCAAAAAGGATAATTTGGGGTAAATTCTTCATGTCTACCTCCAGGTTTATCTCTTCATTACTATAATTTTCTTTTTCATGCTACCTCGGTCGGATTCTACGACCAAAAAATAGACGCCTGCCGGGCAACCTTTAAAAAGAAACCTCTGTCGGTGAGCACCGGCTTGGTTCATTCCATCAAATAACTTTGCCACCAATCTGCCTGTGCTATTGAATAGTGATAGCCTTATTATTTGACTGACATGTAGTTGATATTGTATTACCATCTCATCTGAGGCTGGAATTGGTGAGCAATGCAGCACCAATTCGTTTTCGCTGGATTCCTGTTTTCCTTCCTCTACACCCTCCAGCTCGTAGTAGGTAGCATAAAAAGTCCTCCTTTCATAGGTATGGGCGATAAACCCGGCCCAGACCCTCCTTGAATAAGGATCAAAGGCGATGTATTCATCTGAAGCTGGTAAAAGTACCTGCGAGGTATCAAGTAACTGGGGCGTAGACACCGAATCTCCATTCCATACTGCCCAATAGAGATGGCACCTGCCAGGGGCAATGGAATCACAAAGGAGCATCCATATTTGACCCATATCATCGCTTGCAATCAAAGGTGCCCTCTCAAATTGGGTATCAGTCCAGATTGTTTCTGGGGGAGAAATGGTTGAATTGAAACTCAAGATAT
The candidate division WOR-3 bacterium DNA segment above includes these coding regions:
- a CDS encoding PQQ-binding-like beta-propeller repeat protein, whose product is MKNLPQIILFAGLLFMVCGRNKNPGVPSITGPTEVFVGEEDTFFLSAVDPDEDSLSYLIDWGDGNFTRWSDYYASGDTGSFAHRFATESLYYLKAIAKDLNGDTSDWSPLLAIEVLSELQLKWLFTASGVELWSEPPAIGYDGTIYVVLEWRLYALDPFGNQKWSYYVADHPITSPAIGADGTIYVGVGSGEFVALNTDGSIKWSYPAPSPTGGAIGIDGTIYFGSADSCLYALNPDGTLKWRYKADAKVNATPIINSNGNIHFPAGDGYYYAVSPGGDLIWKTKITSDASWWHTAGAISSDGTIFTIPNGQGIYAIKSDGSIKWHLPIEVDFPSINSPVIGPDGTIYIAGKDSLFAISQNSSIIWTHQGESSGTPMVTSDGSIIVPMQSEIYLFTNIGRARSKTKITYRYSRSYIGYAPTIDNNGTIYDIGYKERSATLFAIQGRDSLALSSWPMYQHDPQHTGRVD